The Daphnia pulex isolate KAP4 chromosome 7, ASM2113471v1 genome includes the window tatggcaacactggtgatggggaatcgaggggaagaaaacggaaaacttataattcgtgttttcatttttgatttcattactataaatgaaacttaaaaaatgtgatcttatgaccacagatagagctaatgcagctctttttttttaagaaatttcccaccctataatgTTACGTAGTTACTGAAtaacaggcctccaaagtaagcccattccctactgggcctctcggccgtacggatacttacgcaacgcgataaaaaccacctatcgcgttgttgaaaaattcccccaaaaaatcacatgataccccgccttaatattaacctttgaaaaaatttttatttaattccaccgagaattctatttttgggagcgttttgaaaaacgcgttttccctactgatcctctcagccgtacggatactttcggtacccactgtagattttttttaaatttattttaattaactttAATGCGCAAAGTACTATGCGTTGTGTATAGGCTACTGATCGTGATCGATACAATAACGTTAAATCGATAACGCCCCTTCTTcctttccttatttcttttttaaacgcAAGCTATTAAAGTAATTTGTTGTcaagggaaaacaaattgcTTCTAAGTGCTGCTGGCTGTAGGTCGCCTATACATGTATTGAGAGTAGATTCGTTCAAATATTGACTTCGCACGACACGCACTAGGCTTGAAATCCAATAACTTTGTATTAATATTCCGCCGAAAAGTTAACTCCGCGATACACTCCACCCAGTTCAATGCGCCAAGTTCCACAGTCTAGCAGATAGTTGCTTAGGACAATAAGCTGCAGTAGTTTCTATACACTTTCAATTTacggagaaaaacaaaacaaggtcGTGTGAAAACGATTGCGAGGTATCTcctataataaataaatatacagcACTCAactttattgaaatttatatGTGCGCTAGGACACTTTAGCACGAACATCATAAATCAATCGAGCCAACAGGTAGCGGCGCTACTCCCCCACAGTCGAGCGAAACATGTTGAGAAAAAGAGTTGCACGGCAGGTGAGCTGCTCGTCTGATGaacagatgatgatgagtTTCAAATGGTGTTGCCGTCCGGTTTTGATCGTCACCAACATTTTCGGAATtcctttgaaaatgaaggaagaCGAGCCGAGCTACTCCGCCTGGATGGTCTACATCCTTGGATGGATTCTGTACTGCACGAACGTAGCAATCGGTttgatcattattattatctgcCAAGACGCTGGAAAAGTTTCGTCACTTTCACCGGACTCGGAAGAATTTAACAACAGCACAATTGCGTCGCGATGGAACGAAGGAATAAGTACCTACAACACGATCTCTTCCATGATAGCGACCCACACCGTTCTCCTGGCCGTCACCGCAGTTCGCTGGGAAGATCTCGTCCGTGTTCTCGATCGCATGGAGCGAATGAATCAATTCAATCTGAAGGAATTTTCCGTCTTTCGTGCCATTTTTCATGTTGGTCTTGTCTTCGCGGTCATTGTAAGTCCTACGTAAAATGAGGCGACATTATGAACACGTTAATTCATGTAAGTTTACCTACAGGGATGTCTGGCTGTTGGTCTCCTGTCGATTTCCACGTACTTCACCATCGGTTTGCAGTTGTGGCAGATGCTTATCTTTGCTGTCCAGCGGTGGCTAATCCTCTACATTTTGTTGGCCGTTTTGTTATTCACCTGTTTCGGATGGATGGCTGCGACAATGCTGCAAATGGtcggaaaagaaattgaattaattcaaGAAAACGGACAGCTTCATGAGAATTGCGACGGACCTGTTGATGTTTTGATATCCAAATGTAGTCGCCATTACTTTGTGACTATTGATTTCGTTCATCAGTTCAATCGCTGTTTTGGCTGCCTGTTACTTGTCCTTATAGCTCCGGCTTTCATCCGAATAATTAACGCTTCGTTCCAGCTGATGATCAACTTGAAAGACGGGCATTGGACAATGGACATGATTGTGCAGTTAATGATTCTACTCGTCCATTGTGTTCTTTTCACGTTAGTAGCCAACATCCCCCACAAAATTCGACAAGAGGTAAGAGAGTATAAAAATTCAGTCACTTTGAATTCATTTGACAAttatgaaaattcaatttacaatttGTAGACTTTTAATTTGACGAAGAAGTTGCGCAAACTCTATTTTGAGGATTTTTCTCTCCAGAATCAGGTAGGGTCTTAATCTAAAGTATAAATTATTAACATTTTGTGACATATAACGAAACTTCATTACGCGTTATTGTTAATATCCCCAAACTAAagcgcatttttttttaaaatcaaggtTAATGTTTTGATAATGGAAATATCGAATTCCGTACCGAAAATCACCGCTGCCGGTTTCTTTGACGTCGATCTTCAACTAATTCCAACGGTAATGAGTCGCAATAAATTATCTGATCAACACTCCATTGCCGACATAAGCATTGCAAGTAACGGATTTTATTTTCGCAGCTTGTAGGCACAACGTTAACGTatcttattattcttttccaatttcaaACATCCGAGAAAAATTAATGCTGCTCCCattgatgaaaagaaaatggaatgttATATGCGTATAGTAATTTTTACAGTTCCAATTTTACTAAAGTGTTTAAAGATGAAATCTATAGTTCGTTCCTCAGTTTAAAATTCTCAAAGCAAGTGTATAATTGTACCACAGATTCGTAGTCAATAATACACGACTTCacatgagaaaaataaaaaacaacttcACATAGAATCaataagaaacaacaaaaaagaaaagaataaaatgcgGGTTCGTTATGTCGCATTCTCAACACGTATAGATGTCGAGATCAAAGACCGATGCATCCGGCACACAGACGGAAGAAGCGGCTGGTCAACGGCATCGAGAACAAAGGAGTCCCTTTTCAGTGCCAGCCGAGCCATCGTACGTAGTATAAAGTCTCAACTTTTCAACACCGGTGAAATAATATATTCGCACAACAGAAATTCACTTGGTCATCAAGTTGCCTTGAAGGATCTTCTGTTACGTTGgtgttgaataatttttttttttaagtctatACCCTCTCGTAGATATATGATGTAACGTTGCGATTTTCtgatgaatgaaaagaaatgtcttaGTTTCAGACTACTGGAAGTGAATACCATTTCTATGCATTCTGTTTTGCCAACATTTTGTTACATAATCGCCATAAAGGGTCTCGTTTGACATTCAAGAAATTGGGCAAGATTTGTGGATAAAAGGTGATATCGAATATTATTTTGTCGGGATGAAACGGAGTCTGGGGCGGAGCTCCGAACTGTTTCAAATTTCGTACAGCGGCAACGTTATCGGCTAAGAACCCAACGAagcaaaacgaaaattaatcTGTTTTCCTCTTTatcgaataataaaacaaaactaaaagaaacaaacaaagaaatcggCCAGCCGTGCAGTATTAAAAACTaatccgaaaaaagaaaaaaaaatgattatactATAATAAGActtgggaaacaaaaaagaaagcacCGAGACGGATGTGACAtcctttaaaataaaatttaaaaaaaacgtccagACATTACACCCGAAGAGGAGAAAGCATTAAATTGTAATCGATAGTCGAGGTCAAACCCTTTGATTTTGCgcaatgttttcttattctaattatttattctCGCTTGGTTAGGTAAGAATTAAGTAGATTCTAAATTACCAATCGCAATAAAGTGAATAAATTCCGTGTGATTTATTCGAGATTTATTCACTCGCAATTGCAGTTCAACACAACTAGCGGTTAGTAACCACCAACGAACTTTTTGTAATGAGAACGCCTTTCACCATTTACCGGTGTTCGAATTGTTTGAAGGGTGGAGGCTATGTGCGATAATCAACTGTATCTATTCAAAGGATGTTCCTCAGACTGATGCACGACGCGGCATTCGAATAAATGTTTAATGGAAATTCCCCGTAAAAACGGAAAACAATGTGTGTTTTACCTGGCATCCATCGATCGCTTCTATAACCGTACCATTCAGCAAGTAGTTGTTTCACTACGTCATTCGGGATGAGCTCCAGTTTCTTAATCAATAACCCAGCGCAATTGTTGCCTTGCAGGTGATCTGGCACATCGCCGTATGCCGAGTTTTACACGATTAACTGCCTTCATAGATGGTGGTCGTGACTTAGAAGAGTACCTCCATTATAAGTTACATAGAAAGTTAAATTATtgttgtacatttttttaaaaatacttcaAGTGTCCTGTGATGGAATCGCCAGCAATTAATATCGAGTCTATGGAACCTATGCTGAGTGAAAAACAAGGATGGATTAATAACAGAAATCCTGACCGGAATCCTACTTTGCGATCCATAGCGATCACACCCAAACAAGATTCCATGTCTCTAAtgtaaataaaacttaaattaaCGCTGCTACATTTTCCAGAAAAGGTTCAGTCATCATCTGTGTCACGTTTTTGCTGTTTAGAAAACGTAAAAACTTTAGGAGACTGGTTACCAAATCGGGAGAATCCAACATCAGCAATGGCAGAGTTACCGGACCTGGAACTGGAACTTTTGTGGGCATTTTCACTTGGCTCGTCGATTCCAAGTGGCGGTGGACGGGCTTGATTTTTTTCGCTAGCTTCTACATCACATGGACACTCTTTGCTGTTCTGTTTTGGTTGATTTGCTATTCACACGGAGATTTTGAAATGCAAGATCAAGGTGTAACAATCATTGAATTGCTTAAAAAACATCATAGTAAATCCGAATTTTAGGTGTTGAAGGGGAGGGCATTAACAATGGGAGTGTCCCCTGCATAGAAAACATCAGAGATTTCACATCGATATTTCTTTTCAGTCTGGAAATTCAAACGACCATCGGATTTGGCTTTTCCCGAGTCACCGAACAGTGTGGTGCTGCTATCTTTACGCTAACTGTTCAAGTAAGACCCTTTCCTTTACTAAGAATTGACTATTTCCTTGATCAAGGTTAACATTCGCGTTTAACCAGGCCATTTTAGGAGCCATAATCGAGGCCTTCCTCGTGGGAGTGGTATTTGCTAAATTGGTACGAACGAAACAAAGAGCTCAAGCCATTGCATTCAGTCAGTTCGCCATAATTTGTCAACAAGACGGACAACTTTCCCTGATGTTTAGAATAGCCGACAGACACACTTCACGTATTATTGGGGCCCGAATCAGGGCCACTCTAGTAAGTCAGACTCGGACAACTAGAGAGGGACACGTTGTGACTTTAGATCAGCAGCCACTTCGCGTTCATCCCTCTGGAGAAGATTCCGACTTGCTTTTGCTCTGGCCGACCACAATAGTTCATTCAATCACGGTCGAATCTCCTTTGTATGGGATGAACGAAGCTGATATCACGCAAGCTGCATTCGAAATCATAGTCACCCTGGAAGGCACTACGTCGTCGACGGACATGTCAACACAAGCCATGACCTCTTACTTGCCAACCGAGATTCTCTGGGGATATCGATTCGACGATATGATTGGCGCAAAATCAGACAACGGCCGACCCACAGTTGATCACAGTCTAATGGACAATATCTATCCAGTCGCAACAGTTAGAACGCCGGAAGACGACGGAAGCGAGGAATTCATCCCTGACTaatgtgaaaattttcttttaaatgttagaagaatttttcattaatgctaaggaaaaattttaataacgactaaaaaaattttagtttccAAATACATTGTATTTTCTACCTTGGGAGTTCTTTCAGagttgtttttaactttcgtccagcacagaaaaaaaaaatggccaagggtgcgagaaaaaaaaaaagaaaaaattgtcacgacaaaaaacaagaacttCAGGGTAGTGGGTCAACCAGAACCCCGTTCACCTTCAGTTAATGCATTCACGTGTCTTTCTTTGGTAGAGTAACGGTGAATATCTGTGAGTTGCGAGAAGTAGCCTTGTTAAACAGCGCCTTGTGAATGGTTCCAATATCTGGCGCAATATGGGATTTGCCAGTGCTTAGCGGAGCTCTAAGTAATATTAAGACAAAAAGATGGGGTTAACATACCGTGTTAATGGGGTGTAAAATTAAAAGTCGACATGCCTTGGCTTCAACGGTGAAGGAGGTGCCTCTCGTCTAGGTTCATAAACGACTCCCATGCTGCAGTGCATAGGCAGTCCATCCAGTTGTCGGTTGTGGTAGACATCAACAGCTCGCAGGGCATCGTCACGACGAACATAGACGACTTCAGCAACGCCAGGTCGTTGAAGCGAAGCTCTTACCAGCGAACCCACGTCACCAAAGAGTTCCTGAATAGTAGAAATCAAAATTCGCCAATGAAACTAAAGAGCCTCGATTACCATATAGAAACACTAGACTTACCACGATGTCTTCTTGCGTCACTTTAGGATGAAGATTGCTGACGTAAATCCTGTGCCCCGTCTCGGGTTTCATCTTCACCTCAGTTCTTGGTCCCAGTCGCTTTTCTGTGGCTAGGATTCGCTTGGTTGCTGACAAAGGAGGTTCACAGTCCATTGCTGCAGTACTCATGCTGTGTGTCTTATAGATCAAGGGTATCAAGTTACTCAGGTTGTGTGTGGAAAGTGAATTTAAATGAACCTAACTTACAAGGTCATAACTGGGTGGCTGCTGGTGGTACGGGTAAAAGTTAGGTGGGGGCAGGAGATCATATCTTGGTGGCATGTAATGGGAAGCAACTGGTCCAACATTCAATCTAGCTAGCTCATTTTCTACTGTTCTGCCAATAGTTGTCCTGGTGAGAGGAGATCTCCCCACTTCTCGAATCAACTTCTTGATTCCTTGATTTGGTCTTGTGTTCAATCCAGTTGGTTTTCTTGAAAGTTCTGGTTTCTTGGAAGCAAGTTTCTGACGGAGAtcagtttttttggccatcgCAGCCAAGCGGTCTCTTGCATCAGTGATCTTGAGCCTATTATTGGCCAACAGCTTATTTCtggcatcaacaacaacaccttTCTTGGCGGTTTTTAAATTGGGCTTGTTAGCATTTCCcttaaaaacaagttttccaCCAGTGTTGTTCTGTCTAGCGCCTTGCTTGGTGACACGGCCTCCTCCATTTTTGGCCACACCTGGCAGtgcatttgtatttttctttttctgattatttCGAACACCTCCTCTTTGAACTCCTGGGGCGTTACCGGCATTCTTATTAGGCCTAAAAATACAGCAAAGTTCATATACGCCAAGCAAATAAATGGATGAAACAATACATATGCAATGCAACACTCACAACTGATTTTCATACCTTGGTTGATATCTGCCTTTGTTGAGGCTGAATTTTTTCGGGTTTTCTTTAATGAGTTCGTCCAAACTTCtatccattttttcttatattaagTGGAATTTACCACGCAAATCAACAATGACAAAATGACTTCTAAAATCTATTTCCTCAGACAAGCAAGCCAAGCGTTAGGGCAGACGAATACACTTTAAAGCCCTCTATATCAAATGATGATTCCACCCAATTAAATGATGCCTAGATGCTAATGCTCCCTAGCGGTGTAAAGttcaactaatttttttttcaaactataCTTTTGctggaaaattgaattttcttatcTTGAAACGGATTTTCACTTGATCAGCACGTGCAGCTTTTGGAAATTTCTTGTTTACCTTGATCGTTTGATATTCACCACAGAGGATAGCAATTGATGGCAGTTTTGCTCTGGCTATTAATTTTCCAACTCGCTTTTCCttagagagaaataaaaaactttatGCATGGACTTCAAAGTGAGAGTTTTGATTCGTGCCGTTTAAGAAAATATCGCCGAGGTTGTGTCCTGATTATAAAACATGTCCTATGAAGAAAATCaagtcaattttaaaaaagaaaagaagacgtgATGAAAATTCACATTCATGATGTATTGAAACCAAAGGTTCCGCATACAAATATTTAATCGGTCTATGACGAacgatacaaaatcaaaaacataaaaaaaaagaataatatatatatatatatgtaatgAAAGAGAAGACATTCGAGAGTTCTTCTCGGTGTCGGGTTGTGTTCGTTGTGCGTAGACACACAAAAGGCAGAACAAGGCATTACATTTTGGAAGACAAAATTTCGCTATTATTTCAATACACGAATCGAGTGAGTGTAAGGGTACATAACGTTCCAGCAACAATTacgtgttttgtgtgtttgttttatttttattgacgaTTGTTACTTGAATCCTAAACGACcaataatatttatatatataatcaGGGGATATAAAAGGGTGAAAATGCACATTACGGTATGCGAAGACCTAGTTATAAGGCAAAAAGTATTCTtctggctttttcttttctacattATCCCATTTTACTGGGTGATGATGGAAATTATTAGTTTGTTAATTAACACACTAGATTATTCACGTGGCAGCAGAGTCGCTGGTCGGTGGATCAACTCGGTTCACTACTGGTGCGGACAtggctgctgctactgctgctgctggtcgcaTGATATTGCTGGAACTGATGACGGTCGCGATTGGAGCAGGAGATAAGGCCAGAGGTGCGGCTCCCCTCATCATTGGAGTGTTGACGATCGCTGGATCGATCAACAAATTTCGGTTGTAAGTGAGTTGCAGAGGCATCGTCTGCAATGGTATCGTCTGCAAAGGCATCGTCTGCTGCACTGGTCGTGTCACTTGCTTGGTTGCTGGCACGTTACctgatattttcaaaaaatatggtTTAATTAATTGACCGTTTCCAGGGCGGAAACTCTTCGACACTACTCTTACCTGTTTGGTTTTCCTCGCGGAGTTTCTTGAACTCATCCAAGTCCCGGCTGCTGCAAAGTGGCGTGTCCACTTCGTAGGTATTGTTAAAGAGACTATAGTCGACAGCGTATTGGCCGGTATCCTTGCGGAAGGATACGAGCGGCTCGAACCGGTGACCCCATTTGATCTCGGAAGGCAGGTAGGAAGAGCGGGCCTGTGTGGTCATACTGGTCGACTCAACGGTGCCCTCCAGGATAACGACAATTTCGAATTTGTCCTTAAGCAGATCGGAAGCCGAAACGTTGTATAGCGGCGAGTCGGGCGTGATTTTGTGAACGACCGTCATGGGCCAGATGAGAAACAGATTGCTCTCGTCGTGGTCGAAACCAACTTTCAACTCGTACTGAAAGTATGGAATCATTTCGCCTTCGTTGGTCACTCGCATTTGAATCATCTGGGCGCGGATGCTGGCGTCGATGATGTGAGATTTGCGCATATCACCCACGCGGAACATCAAACAGAGTTGATCGTCCCGTTGGCAGATAGCAGCCGAGCGGCTAAACAGCAACGTCTGGGCTCGCATCTTTGGTCGAGTCAATTTCGAAAAGACGACGCCCACCATAAATGCCTGAATTGGAAAAGATAATGCAAAAGGTCGACTGTTGTTATGCAATGCTCACAACGAGTGATGCCAGAAGAGATAAAAATCCATTTACCTGAATCATTACGCCAATAATACTCTGAATGCACATGACGAAAATGCCTTCAGGACACTCTTCGGTCGTGTATCTGTAGCCGTAGCCGATTGTGTGTTGAGTTTCGATGCTGAACAAAAACGTCGAAGCGAATCCGTGAATGTTGCCGACACATGGTTTCCAGCCGGATGCTCCTTGATTATctaaaggaattttttaaacaacaaattgaataaatcaattgaaatggcagacacagaaaaaaagaaaagcttccAATGCCATTCGTCTAGGACGGCGGGCGTTTTAATCAGGATACAAGACTCACactaaaaacaataaataaatgaagataaaATTACCGGGAAGGTGCTCGGGTTCTAGGTCGCCATGAGTGAAAGCAATGAGCCACCATAGGACGGCGAAGGCCATCCAGCTCAATACAAAGCTGGCTGTAAAGATGAGAAGCGTCCAGCGCCACTGGATGTCGACctaaaataaattgcaataTCACGCTTTGATTAAAGAGAACGttcctttttctgattttgggTGGacacttttgtttgtttttaagtaataaaTGATATCTTACCATAGTAGTGAAAATATCAGCCAGATAGCGACGCCTTCGTTTGGCCACATTGCTCTGAACGACGTTGCACTCGCCATTTTTTAACACGACACGCTTTCGGATCCTTCGTGAACTCCATCGGTTTTGTCTGTACCTAGACAATTGTAAGTAGAAAAGAGACGTGATTTACGACTGTGAGGATAACATAACGGGTTTTTCTagtattacaaaaaaaataagcacTGCACCGAACTACGCTTGGCGGAAACTATCAAAAACGAAACTTTAAACGCCCTCCgcaaaatacgaaaaaaaaaaaaaaaacattccccAAATAGACTTCATTACCTGACGTCATTTTGGGACATCAGTTCAACACCTTCTTCCTGACCGTATCCAGTGTCGGAGGTATTAACCATAATTTTCTTTGTCAaaggtgtaaaaaaaaaagaattaaatggcagagagagagatagagagagcaAAGCACCTGCGTGCGTCTTGATTCTCGCACCTGGAGCGCCCGACTGAAGGGCCCAAGGTCTCTTACCTCCATTctatatgttgttgttgttgtggccaGGCTCTAAGCTGCCTTGACACAAAACAAGCCGCACCGTTCGACACTCTGCGCCCAGCTGTAAGAACGTGTTGCGGCATTATTCATTGTTAAAATTGGTTCGTACAGCCGTTTTTTTGAAACCAGGAAAAAATCGTAGATCCATCAGATCAAAATCTCTATAAAAGTCAAAAACTTTTCTAGGGGATTGTCAGGAACTTTCTATTAAGAGTGACAAATAGCTGCCAAAAATTTCACGTTTCCCTGCACAAAATCACGAAGTTGCAATAGGCAACGGGAGCCGGATCAAACCGCTTCTCGGCGGGAACCGATACAACATCCCACGATgaattcttaaatttaaaaaaatatcttggCGACTACTTGACAATTCCGTTCATCAAATCGGgcactatactatactatcaAACAATCGCAACGAGCTAGGACCCAGTAAAAATCTATCTTGGAGACCTTTGATCCGTGTGGATCGAACCagttcattttcttccaagtTGACTTGATGCCTTATTCATTGAAACACGAATGTGATCCCTAATTGAACCCATTGGatatcccttttttgtttgcaaaaCATTAACGACTCGGCCTTATCTGCAAAGGCGTGAAGAAAACAGATTGTTTGCTTTTATCACGTCATGTGGTTTGTGGGAGGAGCTTGATTCTTTAATTGAGATAGCGAATGCCAAGGAAGGCGAGCACATCCGCAGCAgaccgaagaaaaacaagattgaTAATATACGAATCTCAGACgaagtgaaagaagaaactaaataaaattaattacctcATGAGCGGACTGGATGATCTCTTCTCTGTGGAAGATTTGGGTGGTTGATCTCCATCGGTCGATCCGGTGCTGCTGGATGTGCTCTTGATTTTCGGCCGGAAGACTTCTTCTCCTGTTCCGTTATTACGTAAACTCTGTCGTTCGCTCCACGAGGGCGCGAATGACGGAAACCAATTACTGGCTTTTCtgggtttttcttcatccGGAGTAGTTGCATCTGCACAGGGAATGTTGACTCGTACTTCACCACTCTCCACCACCGATGTTGGAACGGATGTCGGAAGAAGTTGCTGCCATACCGGAGCGTTGCAGTCGTcgctttcttgtttgttcaatTTCATGATGAAATgttgtacgtgtgtgtgtgtctgtcgaTGGCCGTTTAAAAGTTACCGTTTAATGTTGTTGTACCAACAAGGTCAACAGGGCAttctagaaaaatcaaaatatggTATTTAGATCAGAGCACAAAAAGGAGGTTTCCCCCTCAAGTCGATCTGCTTCGAGCagtgacgcaatttccgttcGGGGGGCAACGGCTGAGCACTACATTGGCAAGTTGTACATGGTGGCGAGACAATAAAGGGACCAACATAACTTGGGAGTGTGTTAAGAATCTTTAAACAACACTGAAAAAAGAACCGATCTAAATAATCAGCAGCTCTCAAATTTTATCTCGTAGAAAACAGTcgaaaacaacttttgtgtCCTTGACGATATGAAATGGAAACGTCAGCAAACTTACCCGTTGGCTTTGGCAGCAGACGAAATTATTAACTGAATAATTTTGATAACAACTGGtgtgaagaaaaatgttaaagaAGCCAGGCCActggttgtttgttttaaaaaaaaagcaaaaatgtgTTTCCTTGCACTCATACAAATGttaagacgaaagaaaaataaccgaATGAGGTTGATAATAATATGGAAAGGCCAGCAGCTCACTGTTGTGTGCTGTACGAAATACGACGACAGACTGGGGATAAAAGAGTGGGACTGGTTGGTCTTTAAGGACCCCCCTTCCTTCCAACCGATTAAGTTTAGAGAAGGGGGGGAGAGACATCGGAGAGGACTCGCCTAGAATTTTGAGAGGGGAGGAGGGAGAGCTCAAGTCTTCACGCTGTGAAGATTTTGAAAAGcttgaagaaaaattggattcaTTGGGCGTGACTCATGCCCAATgaatcttatttttgttgataAGTGTGTGAAAGTATTTAATAAAATCCTTGTTGCTGTGCTTGTTTGGATCGGGGGAATAAAATTGGCAacaaaagcagacgacgaaataaaacatttgcaaTGGCGGATATGGCTGGTTTTGATTGACATTTGATTAATAAACACCTGGATTTTTATCGTCTCGTTTGTTACACtttattgatatttgatattttcgtCATTATATTTCCGGTTCAAATCGAACACGTTAGCAATAGCGTAATCGTGTCTTGATTGATTAATTATATAATCCAGTTTATACGGTCGGGTTTTTACATAAAGATTTATGTAAGGAGAgatgtttaaatatttttccaccGTTGCCTTGAAATTTATCCCGGATTCTGTTGGATAACCTTGGAACGGTATAATCCTTTATCGAACGGATATCAAaggcttatttttttccccgtccaAGTTGCTGCTGTGCACAGGTGTCAATCACCTCCCAGTGGGGTGAAAGGcgttgaaattttattttccgatatcaaatgtatttttgtgccccatttttttttctttttgtaaggGGTGGATTTAACAATagttttggaaaataaaaaaaagatggaaatacAGTTGGGGGTCGCTCCGGTTATACGGTGAACACAGGTGTTCTAAAAGTATCTGGACCGCTTGGTACGTCCTGGTACGAACTGTGTTCAGCAACGATGAGAAGTTGAACActcttttctcctctctctttgAGCAGAATAGGAAAAACacattgttgtttttctattgCCGAAAATGGCAGGCTGCTGTCCGAGCCACCTGTTCTGACCGTGCCTTCGAGCAAGGGAAAACCCCCAAATCCCTTCAAGCTACCGGTAGTTGATTATTCCCTGGCATAATCAAAGGTTTTACCCCAGCACTCTTGTTTCGaccacttttatttttgttccccACAAAACAGTTGGCATGGGCGCATAATTGGCTGCATTATTCCaagaaatatgcaaataaCTTAACTTGAACGTCCCAAGTAGGGGACTCTCGAAAGTTCTTTGGATGCAATTTGGCAGTTCACACAAGTGAACAGGAAAATGTCAATGACTTTTTTCCTGTGCTCGTTTGCGAATCACTCAAAACGAGAATCTTTTTCATCtagacaaaagaataaaaaacaatacaacTTTTAATTCTAATATATAGACGAGGTCACCG containing:
- the LOC124197899 gene encoding G protein-activated inward rectifier potassium channel 3-like isoform X3, whose translation is MEKIMVNTSDTGYGQEEGVELMSQNDVRYRQNRWSSRRIRKRVVLKNGECNVVQSNVAKRRRRYLADIFTTMVDIQWRWTLLIFTASFVLSWMAFAVLWWLIAFTHGDLEPEHLPDNQGASGWKPCVGNIHGFASTFLFSIETQHTIGYGYRYTTEECPEGIFVMCIQSIIGVMIQAFMVGVVFSKLTRPKMRAQTLLFSRSAAICQRDDQLCLMFRVGDMRKSHIIDASIRAQMIQMRVTNEGEMIPYFQYELKVGFDHDESNLFLIWPMTVVHKITPDSPLYNVSASDLLKDKFEIVVILEGTVESTSMTTQARSSYLPSEIKWGHRFEPLVSFRKDTGQYAVDYSLFNNTYEVDTPLCSSRDLDEFKKLREENQTGNVPATKQVTRPVQQTMPLQTIPLQTMPLQLTYNRNLLIDPAIVNTPMMRGAAPLALSPAPIATVISSSNIMRPAAAVAAAMSAPVVNRVDPPTSDSAAT
- the LOC124197899 gene encoding G protein-activated inward rectifier potassium channel 3-like isoform X1, whose protein sequence is MKLNKQESDDCNAPVWQQLLPTSVPTSVVESGEVRVNIPCADATTPDEEKPRKASNWFPSFAPSWSERQSLRNNGTGEEVFRPKIKSTSSSTGSTDGDQPPKSSTEKRSSSPLMRYRQNRWSSRRIRKRVVLKNGECNVVQSNVAKRRRRYLADIFTTMVDIQWRWTLLIFTASFVLSWMAFAVLWWLIAFTHGDLEPEHLPDNQGASGWKPCVGNIHGFASTFLFSIETQHTIGYGYRYTTEECPEGIFVMCIQSIIGVMIQAFMVGVVFSKLTRPKMRAQTLLFSRSAAICQRDDQLCLMFRVGDMRKSHIIDASIRAQMIQMRVTNEGEMIPYFQYELKVGFDHDESNLFLIWPMTVVHKITPDSPLYNVSASDLLKDKFEIVVILEGTVESTSMTTQARSSYLPSEIKWGHRFEPLVSFRKDTGQYAVDYSLFNNTYEVDTPLCSSRDLDEFKKLREENQTGNVPATKQVTRPVQQTMPLQTIPLQTMPLQLTYNRNLLIDPAIVNTPMMRGAAPLALSPAPIATVISSSNIMRPAAAVAAAMSAPVVNRVDPPTSDSAAT
- the LOC124197899 gene encoding G protein-activated inward rectifier potassium channel 3-like isoform X4; protein product: MVNTSDTGYGQEEGVELMSQNDVRYRQNRWSSRRIRKRVVLKNGECNVVQSNVAKRRRRYLADIFTTMVDIQWRWTLLIFTASFVLSWMAFAVLWWLIAFTHGDLEPEHLPDNQGASGWKPCVGNIHGFASTFLFSIETQHTIGYGYRYTTEECPEGIFVMCIQSIIGVMIQAFMVGVVFSKLTRPKMRAQTLLFSRSAAICQRDDQLCLMFRVGDMRKSHIIDASIRAQMIQMRVTNEGEMIPYFQYELKVGFDHDESNLFLIWPMTVVHKITPDSPLYNVSASDLLKDKFEIVVILEGTVESTSMTTQARSSYLPSEIKWGHRFEPLVSFRKDTGQYAVDYSLFNNTYEVDTPLCSSRDLDEFKKLREENQTGNVPATKQVTRPVQQTMPLQTIPLQTMPLQLTYNRNLLIDPAIVNTPMMRGAAPLALSPAPIATVISSSNIMRPAAAVAAAMSAPVVNRVDPPTSDSAAT